A genomic segment from Nicotiana sylvestris chromosome 1, ASM39365v2, whole genome shotgun sequence encodes:
- the LOC104244557 gene encoding LOB domain-containing protein 24-like has translation MTSSRCAACKQLRRRCPSNCIFLPYFPPNNPQRFSYVHKVYGASNVGKMLQQVQEHQRADVADSLYLEAYCRIKDPVYGCVGIVTLLHEEIYHVQCQLAKVQAQIDLLKAQAQVQGELQQQVV, from the exons atgACTTCCTCACGTTGTGCAGCTTGCAAGCAATTAAGAAGAAGATGCCCTTCCAATTGTATATTTTTGCCATATTTTCCTCCAAATAATCCTCAAAGATTTTCTTATGTTCATAAAGTCTATGGTGCTAGCAATGTTGGAAAGATGCTCCAG CAAGTACAAGAGCATCAACGAGCAGATGTAGCAGACTCATTGTACTTAGAGGCATATTGCAGAATTAAGGATCCAGTTTATGGTTGTGTTGGTATCGTTACTCTTTTACATGAAGAAATCTACCACGTACAATGTCAATTGGCTAAAGTACAAGCTCAAATCGACTTGCTCAAAGCTCAAGCACAAGTTCAAGGAGAGTTACAGCAACAAGTAGTCTAA